A window from Coriobacteriia bacterium encodes these proteins:
- a CDS encoding type II toxin-antitoxin system RelE/ParE family toxin: MSEPGDKQPILSVRFYSASPSSEPVRDWLLQLTRDDRRAVGSDIKTAQYGWPLGMPLIRKLEPGSWEVRSRIADGIARVLFTVGGQVMVLLHGFVKRSQKTPLTDLRTARQRLSALRKE; encoded by the coding sequence ATGAGCGAACCCGGTGACAAGCAGCCCATCCTCTCGGTGAGGTTCTACTCCGCATCGCCCAGCAGCGAGCCCGTGCGCGACTGGCTGCTCCAGCTGACGCGAGACGACCGGCGCGCCGTGGGCTCTGACATCAAAACGGCCCAATACGGCTGGCCTCTCGGGATGCCGCTGATCCGCAAGCTCGAACCGGGGTCGTGGGAGGTCCGTTCGCGCATCGCGGACGGCATCGCGCGAGTCCTGTTCACAGTGGGCGGCCAGGTGATGGTGCTGCTGCACGGGTTCGTGAAGAGATCGCAGAAGACGCCGCTTACCGACCTCAGGACAGCAAGACAGCGTCTCTCGGCACTACGAAAGGAGTGA
- a CDS encoding Fis family transcriptional regulator — MDKKHIGGDFNDFLRDKGILDEAEAVATKRVIAYQIAQEMERVDITHAELARRMKTSRSAVERLLDPTNPSVTLSTLERAASAVGKRLTVQLSA, encoded by the coding sequence GTGGACAAGAAGCACATCGGAGGCGACTTCAACGACTTCCTGCGCGATAAGGGCATCCTCGACGAAGCCGAGGCTGTCGCAACCAAGCGGGTGATCGCGTATCAGATCGCGCAGGAGATGGAGCGCGTCGACATCACGCACGCAGAACTCGCTCGTCGCATGAAGACAAGCCGCTCGGCCGTCGAGCGTCTGCTCGACCCAACGAATCCATCGGTGACGCTCTCGACCCTCGAGCGTGCCGCAAGTGCGGTGGGGAAGCGTCTGACGGTTCAGCTGAGCGCGTAG
- a CDS encoding RES domain-containing protein, with amino-acid sequence MDRRRDRIVGETLDGLKQIEAVYFRCTSRKREPLSTGGALRSCGRYNVTGCAALYLASSPTLAVSEHLHLGEIFEAKRFPPRLLVSVEVTLTLVLDLTDESTRGRFGLTLEDLTGPYSEDPNSPSITQTSLSRRARAGSKRCWCPPRSCRPRRTSSSSETTWLPLAQSSSSDSMTTFPPTRPLPGSKSPWGRPRTSSL; translated from the coding sequence GTGGACCGGCGTAGGGACCGGATCGTGGGCGAGACGCTGGACGGGCTCAAACAGATCGAGGCCGTGTACTTCCGCTGCACGAGCCGCAAGCGCGAGCCCCTGAGCACAGGGGGTGCGCTGCGCAGCTGCGGCCGCTACAACGTGACCGGGTGCGCCGCCTTGTACCTCGCCAGCTCACCGACCCTCGCGGTCAGCGAGCACCTGCACTTGGGCGAGATCTTCGAGGCGAAGCGGTTCCCTCCGAGACTGCTCGTCTCCGTGGAAGTCACGCTGACGCTCGTCCTCGATCTCACCGACGAGTCGACCCGCGGACGGTTCGGTCTTACCCTCGAGGATCTGACCGGCCCCTACTCCGAAGACCCGAACTCCCCGAGCATCACCCAGACATCGCTATCGAGGCGCGCAAGAGCGGGATCGAAGCGCTGCTGGTGCCCTCCGCGCTCGTGCCGACCGAGACGAACCTCGTCGTCTTCCGAGACAACTTGGCTTCCCCTCGCGCAGTCCTCGTCATCGGATTCGATGACCACGTTTCCGCCGACGCGTCCGCTGCCGGGTAGCAAGAGCCCCTGGGGGCGCCCTAGGACCTCATCCCTTTGA
- a CDS encoding antitoxin Xre/MbcA/ParS toxin-binding domain-containing protein, protein MSIRSAAAVDGALADILASRPASVEQIRVGLGMTIEEFAEAVGRSVRTVSRWQTAGGDSSTARGDAAREVRKLAQLQYLLEDVLGNEYAPEWLRSPNRGFRGKAPIDLVLEGQVGVVTAALERLADGGPA, encoded by the coding sequence ATGAGCATTCGCAGCGCGGCGGCCGTCGACGGCGCTTTGGCCGATATCCTGGCCTCCAGACCGGCCAGTGTCGAACAGATAAGGGTCGGGCTCGGGATGACGATCGAGGAGTTCGCTGAAGCCGTCGGGCGAAGCGTACGCACGGTCTCGCGCTGGCAGACTGCCGGCGGCGACAGCAGCACCGCGCGTGGAGACGCGGCACGCGAAGTGCGCAAGCTCGCCCAGCTCCAGTACCTGCTCGAGGACGTGCTCGGCAACGAGTACGCTCCCGAGTGGCTTCGCTCTCCCAACCGCGGGTTCCGGGGCAAGGCCCCGATCGACCTCGTCCTAGAGGGCCAGGTCGGCGTGGTGACGGCCGCCTTGGAGCGACTCGCCGACGGTGGACCGGCGTAG